The following are encoded in a window of Pseudomonas sp. St316 genomic DNA:
- the ftsL gene encoding cell division protein FtsL: MSKLFAKPLPGGSFFMLLLFIGVLVSAIAVSYSAHWNRQLLNTLYNELSVRDKAQAEWGRLILEQSTWTAHSRIEVLATEQLKMRIPGAAEVQMVAP, encoded by the coding sequence GTGAGCAAGCTCTTCGCCAAGCCACTGCCCGGCGGCAGCTTTTTCATGCTGCTGCTGTTTATCGGCGTGCTCGTGTCGGCCATCGCCGTGTCCTATAGCGCGCACTGGAACCGGCAGTTGCTCAATACCCTCTACAACGAACTGAGCGTGCGCGACAAGGCGCAGGCCGAGTGGGGCCGGTTGATCCTGGAGCAGAGCACCTGGACCGCCCATAGCCGTATCGAAGTGTTGGCCACCGAGCAGCTGAAAATGCGCATTCCCGGCGCCGCCGAAGTGCAGATGGTGGCGCCATGA
- a CDS encoding penicillin-binding protein 2 translates to MKLEGALFPWRFRLVLGLLGIMVAAISWRIIDLQVVDRDFLKGQGDARSVRHIPIPAHRGLITDRNGEPLAVSTPVTTLWANAKEMQLAKEKWPALAAALGQDPKALTERLEAQANKEFIYLVRGLTPEQGQSVLDLKVPGVYGIEEFRRFYPAGEVTAHMVGFTDIDDRGREGVELAYDEWLAGVAGKRQVIKDRRGRLIKDVQVTKNAKAGKPLALSIDLRLQYLANRELRNAIVENGAKAGSLVIMDVKTGEILAMVNQPTYNPNNRRNLQPAMMRNRAMIDVFEPGSTMKAVSMAAALETGRWKPSDTVEVYPGTLQIGKYTIRDVSKTEGPVLDLTGILINSSNVGMSKIAFDIGGETIYRLAQKIGLGQDTGLGFPGERVGNLPNYRDWRKAETATLSYGYGVSVTAIQLVHAFSALANNGRIAPLTLIKTDKAPQTTQVIPENVAKTMQGMLQQVIEAPRGVFRAQVPAYHVAGKSGTARKTSVGTKGYAENSYRSLFAGFGPMSDPRYAIVVVIDEPSKAGYFGGLVSAPVFSKVMSGTLRLMNITPDNLPPTQQANTAPVVPLKAEGGRG, encoded by the coding sequence ATGAAACTCGAGGGGGCGCTGTTCCCGTGGCGGTTTCGTCTGGTCCTGGGCTTGCTCGGGATCATGGTCGCGGCCATTTCGTGGCGCATCATCGACCTGCAGGTCGTCGACCGTGATTTCCTCAAGGGGCAGGGCGATGCTCGCAGCGTGCGTCATATTCCGATCCCGGCTCACCGTGGCTTGATCACCGACCGCAATGGCGAACCCTTGGCCGTGAGTACCCCGGTGACCACCTTGTGGGCCAACGCCAAGGAAATGCAACTGGCCAAGGAAAAATGGCCGGCACTGGCCGCTGCCCTCGGGCAGGATCCCAAGGCCCTGACCGAGCGCCTCGAAGCCCAGGCCAACAAGGAATTCATTTATCTGGTGCGCGGGTTGACCCCCGAACAGGGCCAGAGCGTGCTCGACCTGAAAGTACCGGGCGTCTACGGCATCGAAGAGTTCCGGCGTTTCTACCCGGCCGGTGAAGTCACGGCCCATATGGTCGGGTTTACCGACATTGATGACCGAGGGCGCGAAGGTGTCGAACTGGCCTATGACGAATGGCTGGCCGGGGTCGCCGGCAAGCGCCAGGTCATCAAGGACCGGCGCGGCCGGCTGATCAAGGATGTCCAAGTCACCAAAAACGCCAAGGCCGGCAAGCCCTTGGCGTTGTCCATTGACCTGCGCCTGCAATACCTGGCCAACCGTGAACTGCGCAATGCCATCGTCGAGAACGGTGCCAAGGCCGGCAGCCTGGTGATCATGGATGTGAAGACCGGCGAGATCCTGGCGATGGTCAACCAGCCGACCTACAACCCGAACAACCGTCGCAACCTGCAACCGGCGATGATGCGCAACCGCGCGATGATCGACGTGTTCGAGCCAGGTTCGACCATGAAGGCCGTGTCCATGGCCGCCGCCCTGGAAACCGGGCGCTGGAAACCGAGCGACACCGTCGAGGTTTACCCGGGCACCTTGCAGATCGGCAAGTACACCATTCGTGACGTGTCCAAGACCGAAGGCCCGGTGCTCGACCTGACCGGCATCCTGATCAACTCCAGTAACGTGGGCATGAGCAAGATCGCCTTCGATATCGGCGGCGAGACGATTTATCGCCTGGCCCAGAAAATCGGCCTCGGCCAGGACACCGGCCTGGGCTTCCCGGGCGAGCGTGTCGGCAATCTGCCGAACTACCGTGACTGGCGCAAGGCTGAAACCGCTACGTTGTCCTACGGCTACGGTGTTTCCGTGACGGCGATCCAACTGGTCCACGCGTTCTCCGCATTGGCGAACAACGGGCGTATCGCCCCGCTGACCCTGATCAAGACCGACAAGGCACCGCAGACCACCCAGGTGATCCCGGAGAACGTCGCCAAGACCATGCAGGGCATGCTGCAACAGGTGATCGAGGCGCCGCGGGGCGTTTTCCGCGCTCAGGTACCGGCCTATCACGTAGCTGGCAAGTCGGGTACGGCCCGCAAGACCTCCGTGGGCACCAAGGGCTACGCCGAGAACTCCTACCGTTCGCTGTTTGCCGGTTTCGGCCCGATGAGCGATCCGCGCTACGCCATCGTCGTGGTCATCGATGAACCGAGCAAGGCCGGCTACTTCGGTGGCCTGGTCTCGGCGCCGGTGTTCAGCAAAGTGATGTCCGGCACCCTGCGCCTGATGAACATTACCCCGGACAACCTGCCGCCGACCCAGCAGGCCAATACCGCACCGGTCGTTCCCTTGAAAGCCGAAGGAGGGCGTGGCTGA
- the murF gene encoding UDP-N-acetylmuramoyl-tripeptide--D-alanyl-D-alanine ligase, producing the protein MLKALKLSELTNALNARLIAADATFNGVSIDSRAIAPGQLFVALAGPRFDGHDYLNDVAGKGAVAALVEREVTNSTLPQLLVNDTRQALGQLGALNRAAYGNPVAAITGSSGKTTVKEMLASILRTRGPVLATRGNLNNDLGVPLTLLELAPEHSAAVIELGASRLGEIAYTVGMTKPHVAVLNNAGTAHVGEFGGPEKIVEAKGEIIEGLDADGVAVLNLDDKAFEIWKTRAGERKVLTFALSNLAANFYASDLDRDARGCPAFNLHSPDGAERVQLNLLGTHNVANALAAAAAAHALGVSLPGIVAGLNAVQPVKGRSVAQLASNGMRVIDDTYNANPSSMCAAVDILAGFSGRTVLVLGDIGELGEWAQQGHHDVGAYARGKVDALYAVGPMMAHAVAAFGEHARHFATQAELIQALGAEQDPNTTLLIKGSRSAAMENIVAALCGASTEKH; encoded by the coding sequence ATGCTTAAGGCCCTGAAGCTCAGCGAACTGACCAATGCCCTGAACGCGCGCCTCATCGCCGCGGACGCCACCTTCAACGGCGTCAGCATCGATAGTCGGGCGATCGCGCCGGGGCAATTGTTCGTCGCCCTGGCTGGGCCGCGTTTCGATGGTCACGATTACTTGAACGACGTTGCGGGCAAAGGTGCGGTCGCGGCCCTGGTCGAGCGTGAAGTGACCAACAGCACGCTGCCCCAATTGCTGGTCAATGACACCCGCCAGGCCCTGGGCCAGCTCGGTGCGCTGAACCGCGCGGCGTATGGCAACCCGGTTGCGGCCATCACCGGCTCCAGCGGCAAGACCACGGTCAAGGAAATGCTTGCCAGCATCCTGCGTACCCGCGGTCCGGTGCTGGCGACCCGTGGCAACCTGAACAACGACCTCGGCGTGCCACTGACCCTGCTGGAGCTGGCGCCGGAACACAGCGCCGCCGTCATCGAGCTGGGCGCTTCGCGGCTCGGCGAGATTGCCTATACCGTGGGCATGACCAAACCGCATGTGGCGGTGCTCAACAACGCCGGGACTGCCCATGTCGGCGAATTCGGCGGCCCGGAAAAAATCGTCGAGGCCAAGGGCGAGATCATCGAGGGGTTGGATGCCGATGGCGTCGCCGTGCTGAATCTCGACGACAAGGCCTTCGAAATCTGGAAGACCCGGGCGGGCGAGCGCAAGGTGCTGACCTTTGCCCTGAGCAACCTCGCCGCGAATTTCTATGCCAGCGACCTGGACCGCGACGCTCGCGGTTGCCCGGCCTTTAACCTGCACAGCCCGGATGGCGCCGAGCGGGTGCAATTGAACCTGCTCGGCACCCATAACGTTGCCAACGCCCTGGCCGCGGCGGCTGCCGCCCATGCACTGGGCGTGTCCCTGCCGGGCATCGTCGCCGGGTTGAACGCGGTGCAGCCAGTCAAGGGGCGCTCCGTCGCGCAACTGGCCAGCAACGGCATGCGCGTGATCGACGACACCTATAACGCCAACCCGTCGTCCATGTGCGCGGCCGTGGATATCCTCGCCGGTTTCTCCGGCCGTACCGTATTGGTGCTGGGCGATATCGGCGAACTGGGCGAGTGGGCGCAACAGGGGCATCACGACGTCGGTGCCTATGCGCGCGGCAAGGTCGACGCGCTGTATGCGGTCGGCCCGATGATGGCCCATGCGGTCGCTGCGTTTGGCGAGCACGCACGGCATTTCGCCACTCAGGCCGAACTGATCCAGGCCCTGGGCGCCGAGCAGGATCCGAACACCACCTTATTGATCAAGGGCTCACGCAGCGCAGCGATGGAAAACATCGTCGCGGCGCTGTGCGGCGCCTCCACGGAGAAACATTAA
- the rsmI gene encoding 16S rRNA (cytidine(1402)-2'-O)-methyltransferase, protein MAVFTDHEVCVLTAPGALNSAAGSLYVVATPIGNLDDISARALKILQEVALIAAEDTRHSQRLLQHFGISTPLAACHEHNERDEGSRFITRLLAGDNVALISDAGTPLISDPGYHLVRQARAAGISVVPVPGACALIAALSAAGLPSDRFIFEGFLPAKAVGRRARLEAIKEEPRTLIFYEAPHRILECLQDMESVFGPERPALLARELTKTFETLKGLPLAQLRAFVESDSNQQRGECVVLVAGWTAPESEEAVSSEAMRILNLLLEEMPLKRAAALAAQITGERKNVLYQVALEKQKDQ, encoded by the coding sequence ATGGCGGTTTTTACCGATCATGAGGTATGTGTCTTGACTGCTCCAGGTGCTTTGAACTCCGCTGCCGGCTCGCTTTATGTGGTGGCGACGCCCATCGGCAACCTGGACGATATCAGTGCCCGGGCGCTGAAAATCCTGCAGGAAGTTGCGTTGATCGCAGCCGAAGACACGCGCCACTCCCAGCGCCTGCTGCAACATTTCGGCATTTCGACGCCGTTGGCGGCCTGTCATGAACACAATGAGCGCGATGAAGGCAGTCGTTTCATTACCCGGCTGTTGGCAGGCGATAACGTCGCGCTGATTTCCGATGCGGGTACGCCGCTGATTTCCGACCCTGGCTATCATCTGGTGCGTCAGGCTCGGGCGGCGGGCATCAGCGTGGTGCCGGTGCCGGGCGCTTGTGCGTTGATCGCAGCGCTGTCGGCGGCAGGCTTGCCGTCGGACCGTTTCATCTTCGAAGGTTTCCTGCCGGCCAAGGCGGTGGGGCGACGGGCGCGTCTGGAGGCTATAAAGGAAGAACCGCGCACGCTGATCTTTTATGAGGCGCCGCACCGCATTCTGGAATGCCTGCAAGACATGGAGTCGGTGTTCGGTCCCGAGCGTCCGGCGCTGTTGGCTCGTGAGTTGACCAAGACCTTCGAAACGCTCAAGGGGTTGCCGTTGGCGCAGTTGCGGGCGTTTGTCGAAAGCGATAGCAACCAGCAGCGTGGCGAGTGTGTTGTGCTGGTGGCGGGGTGGACGGCGCCGGAAAGTGAAGAGGCTGTCAGCAGCGAAGCGATGCGCATCCTGAACCTGCTGCTCGAGGAAATGCCCCTCAAACGTGCCGCGGCCCTTGCGGCGCAGATCACTGGCGAGCGCAAGAATGTGCTGTACCAGGTCGCACTGGAAAAACAGAAGGATCAGTGA
- the rsmH gene encoding 16S rRNA (cytosine(1402)-N(4))-methyltransferase RsmH, producing MDSGFNHITVLLDEAVEALAVRPDGCYLDGTFGRGGHSRLILSKLGPGGRLLGFDKDPQAIATGQALAAEDGRFVIVQRSFAELASEVAERGLAGKVSGVLLDLGVSSPQLDDPERGFSFLNDGPLDMRMDPSRGISAAEFVNTAPVEEIARVFKEYGEERFSGRMARAVVERRDIKPFERTGDLAEVLKVANPAWEKGKNPATRAFQGLRIHVNNELGDLEVGLEAALEALEIGGRLVVISFHSLEDRIVKLFMRKLTKGEADNLPRNLPVRFEAFVPKIKIHGKAQFASEAELKANPRARSAVMRVAEKLR from the coding sequence ATTGATAGCGGCTTTAACCACATCACCGTACTGCTTGACGAAGCCGTCGAGGCTCTCGCCGTACGTCCTGATGGCTGCTATCTGGACGGTACGTTCGGGCGTGGCGGACACAGCCGGTTGATTCTCAGCAAGCTCGGTCCGGGTGGCCGGTTGCTGGGATTCGACAAGGATCCTCAAGCGATTGCCACCGGGCAAGCGCTGGCGGCCGAAGACGGCCGCTTTGTCATTGTGCAACGCAGCTTTGCCGAGCTGGCTTCGGAAGTCGCCGAGCGTGGCTTGGCCGGCAAGGTCAGTGGCGTGCTGCTCGACCTGGGCGTGTCTTCGCCACAACTGGACGACCCGGAGCGCGGCTTCAGCTTCCTCAATGACGGCCCGCTGGACATGCGCATGGATCCGTCCCGTGGTATCAGTGCCGCTGAATTCGTCAACACTGCCCCGGTGGAAGAAATCGCCCGTGTCTTCAAGGAATACGGTGAAGAGCGTTTCTCCGGCCGCATGGCCCGCGCCGTGGTCGAGCGACGCGACATCAAGCCCTTCGAGCGCACCGGCGACCTGGCCGAGGTGCTGAAGGTTGCCAACCCAGCTTGGGAAAAGGGCAAGAACCCGGCGACCCGTGCTTTCCAGGGCTTGCGCATCCACGTCAATAACGAGCTGGGCGATCTGGAAGTCGGTCTCGAAGCGGCGCTTGAAGCGCTGGAGATCGGCGGTCGGCTGGTGGTGATCAGCTTCCATTCCCTGGAAGACCGCATCGTCAAGCTGTTCATGCGCAAGCTCACCAAGGGCGAAGCCGATAACCTGCCGCGCAACCTGCCGGTGCGTTTCGAAGCCTTCGTGCCAAAAATCAAGATCCATGGCAAAGCGCAGTTCGCCTCCGAGGCTGAACTCAAGGCCAACCCACGGGCCCGTAGCGCCGTCATGCGTGTCGCGGAGAAGTTGCGGTGA
- the mraY gene encoding phospho-N-acetylmuramoyl-pentapeptide-transferase: MLLLLAEYLQQFYKGFAVFQYLTLRGILGVLTALSLSLFLGPWMIRTLQNLQIGQSVRNDGPQSHLSKSGTPTMGGALILSSIGISTVLWADLANRYVWVVLLVTLLFGAIGWVDDYRKVIEKNSRGLPSRWKYFWQSVFGLGAAIFLYMTAASPVETTLILPMLKDYSIPLGAGFIVLTYLVIVGSSNAVNLTDGLDGLAIMPTVMVGGALGIFCYLSGNVKFAEYLLIPYVPGAGELIVFCGALIGAGLGFLWFNTYPAQVFMGDVGALALGAALGTIAVIVRQEIVLFIMGGVFVMETLSVVIQVASFKLTGRRVFRMAPIHHHFELKGWPEPRVIVRFWIITVILVLVGLATLKLR; this comes from the coding sequence ATGCTGCTGCTGCTAGCGGAGTACCTGCAACAGTTTTACAAAGGCTTCGCGGTCTTCCAGTACCTGACCCTGCGCGGGATCCTGGGTGTGCTGACCGCGCTGTCGTTGTCGCTGTTCCTGGGCCCGTGGATGATCCGCACCCTGCAGAACCTGCAAATCGGCCAGTCGGTCCGTAACGACGGTCCGCAATCGCACCTGTCCAAGTCCGGTACGCCGACCATGGGCGGCGCGCTGATTCTCTCCTCCATTGGCATCAGCACCGTGCTCTGGGCCGACCTGGCGAACCGATATGTCTGGGTCGTGCTGCTGGTGACCTTGCTGTTCGGCGCCATCGGCTGGGTCGACGACTACCGCAAGGTCATCGAGAAGAACTCCCGTGGGCTGCCAAGCCGCTGGAAGTATTTCTGGCAGTCGGTATTCGGCCTCGGCGCGGCGATCTTCCTTTATATGACCGCCGCGTCGCCGGTGGAGACCACCCTGATCCTGCCGATGCTCAAGGACTACAGCATCCCGCTGGGCGCAGGTTTCATCGTGCTGACCTACCTGGTCATCGTCGGTTCGAGCAACGCGGTCAACCTCACCGACGGCCTTGACGGCCTGGCGATCATGCCAACGGTGATGGTGGGCGGTGCGCTGGGGATCTTCTGCTACCTGTCGGGTAACGTGAAGTTCGCCGAATACCTGTTGATTCCCTATGTGCCTGGAGCGGGCGAGCTGATCGTGTTCTGCGGAGCGCTGATTGGTGCCGGCCTGGGTTTCCTGTGGTTCAACACCTACCCGGCGCAAGTCTTCATGGGTGACGTCGGCGCGCTGGCGCTGGGCGCGGCCCTGGGCACCATCGCGGTCATCGTTCGCCAGGAAATCGTCCTGTTCATCATGGGCGGTGTGTTCGTGATGGAAACCCTGTCAGTCGTCATTCAGGTTGCGTCCTTTAAATTGACCGGCCGCCGGGTATTTCGCATGGCGCCGATCCACCACCACTTTGAACTCAAGGGCTGGCCCGAGCCGCGCGTGATCGTCCGTTTCTGGATCATCACCGTGATTTTGGTACTGGTCGGCCTTGCCACCCTGAAGCTGAGGTAG
- a CDS encoding UDP-N-acetylmuramoyl-L-alanyl-D-glutamate--2,6-diaminopimelate ligase, which translates to MSLSLNKIFAHAGHDLLIRELALDSRNVRAGDLFLAVPGARVDGRDHIADALKRGAAAVAYEVQGATVLPITDMPLIPVKGLAAQLSDIAGRFYGDPSRHLNLVGVTGTNGKTSVTQLVAQALDLLGQHCGIVGTLGNGFHGALESGLHTTPNPIAVQATLADLKKAGAKAVAMEVSSHGLDQGRVTALAFDVAVLTNLSRDHLDYHGTMQAYGEAKAKLFAWNDLKCRVINLDDEFGRQLAAEKRESRLITYSLEDASAYLYVRQAQFNDEGVRATLVTPQGEHHLRSTLLGRFNLSNVLAAIGALLGLDYALDEILKVLPKLEGPAGRMQRLGGGTQPLVVVDYAHTPDALEKVLTALRPHAKGKLLCLFGCGGDRDRGKRPLMAEVVERLADGVLVTDDNPRTEDPQRIFDDIRAGFTAVDDVTFVAGRGQAIAQLIASASVDDVIVLAGKGHEDYQEINGERHAFSDLVEADHALTAWEVAHA; encoded by the coding sequence ATGTCCCTGAGCCTGAACAAGATTTTTGCCCACGCCGGTCACGATCTGCTGATTCGTGAACTGGCCCTGGACAGCCGCAATGTACGCGCCGGGGACTTGTTCCTGGCGGTGCCAGGTGCTCGTGTCGATGGTCGCGACCATATTGCCGACGCCCTGAAGCGTGGCGCGGCTGCCGTGGCTTATGAAGTGCAAGGCGCGACCGTGCTGCCGATCACCGACATGCCGCTGATTCCGGTCAAGGGCCTGGCGGCGCAGCTGTCGGACATCGCCGGGCGTTTCTATGGCGACCCGAGTCGTCACCTGAACCTGGTGGGCGTGACCGGCACCAACGGCAAGACCAGCGTCACCCAACTGGTGGCCCAGGCCCTCGACCTGCTCGGCCAGCATTGCGGCATTGTCGGCACGTTGGGTAACGGTTTTCATGGCGCCCTGGAAAGTGGCCTGCACACCACGCCGAACCCGATTGCCGTGCAAGCGACCCTGGCGGACCTGAAGAAGGCCGGTGCCAAGGCCGTTGCCATGGAGGTCTCTTCCCACGGTTTGGACCAGGGCCGTGTGACCGCCCTGGCGTTCGATGTCGCGGTGTTGACCAACTTGTCCCGGGATCACCTGGATTACCACGGCACCATGCAGGCCTACGGTGAAGCCAAGGCCAAGCTGTTCGCCTGGAATGATCTGAAGTGCCGGGTCATCAACCTCGATGACGAATTCGGTCGGCAACTGGCTGCCGAAAAGCGCGAGTCGCGGTTGATCACCTACAGCCTGGAAGATGCCAGCGCCTACCTTTATGTACGCCAGGCGCAATTCAATGACGAAGGCGTGCGCGCCACGCTGGTCACGCCCCAGGGCGAACACCATTTGCGCAGCACCTTGCTCGGCCGTTTCAACCTGAGCAACGTATTGGCGGCCATCGGCGCCTTGCTCGGCCTGGACTACGCGCTGGACGAAATTCTCAAGGTCTTGCCGAAGCTCGAGGGCCCGGCCGGTCGCATGCAGCGTTTGGGCGGTGGGACTCAACCACTGGTCGTGGTCGATTACGCCCATACCCCCGACGCGTTGGAAAAAGTTCTCACGGCCCTGCGTCCTCACGCCAAGGGCAAGTTGCTGTGCCTGTTCGGCTGCGGTGGCGATCGTGATCGCGGCAAACGCCCATTGATGGCCGAAGTGGTGGAGCGGCTGGCAGACGGCGTGCTGGTCACCGACGACAACCCTCGGACCGAAGACCCGCAGCGGATTTTCGACGACATCCGCGCCGGCTTTACGGCTGTGGATGACGTCACCTTCGTCGCCGGTCGCGGCCAGGCCATCGCCCAGCTGATCGCCAGTGCCTCGGTGGACGATGTCATCGTCCTGGCCGGCAAGGGGCACGAGGACTATCAGGAAATCAACGGCGAACGCCATGCTTTCTCCGATCTGGTGGAAGCCGATCACGCCCTGACCGCGTGGGAGGTGGCCCATGCTTAA
- the murD gene encoding UDP-N-acetylmuramoyl-L-alanine--D-glutamate ligase → MSLIASDHFRIVVGLGKSGMSLVRFLANRGVSFAVADTRENPPELATLRRDYPQVDVRCGELDVEFLCRADELYVSPGLALATPALQAAAARGVKLSGDIELFARNAKAPIIAISGSNAKSTVTTLVGEMAAAAGKRVAVGGNLGTPALDLLSDDVELYVMELSSFQLETTDHLGAEVATVLNVSEDHMDRYSGLPAYHLAKHRIFRGARQVVFNRQDALTRPLLGEGMPCWSFGLGVPDFKGFGLREENGEKYLAFEFQNLMPVRELKIRGAHNQANALAALALGHAVGLPFDAMLSALRTFAGLEHRCQWVRDLDGVAWYNDSKATNVGAALAAIEGLGADIEGKLVLIAGGDGKGADFKDLRDPVAANCRAVVLMGRDRELIAQALGDAVPLVRVGSLDEAVQQCRALAQPGDAVLLSPACASFDMFKNYEERGQLFARAAEDLA, encoded by the coding sequence GTGTCTCTGATCGCTTCTGACCACTTCCGCATCGTTGTCGGCCTCGGCAAGAGCGGCATGTCCCTGGTTCGCTTCCTGGCGAACCGGGGCGTGTCGTTTGCCGTCGCCGATACGCGGGAAAATCCACCTGAGCTGGCCACGCTGCGCCGTGACTATCCGCAGGTGGACGTGCGTTGTGGCGAGCTGGACGTCGAATTCCTGTGCCGCGCCGACGAGCTCTACGTGAGCCCCGGCCTGGCCCTGGCGACTCCGGCCCTGCAGGCGGCCGCTGCCCGTGGCGTCAAATTGTCCGGCGACATCGAGCTGTTCGCGCGCAACGCCAAGGCGCCGATCATCGCCATCAGCGGTTCCAACGCGAAAAGCACCGTCACCACCCTGGTGGGCGAGATGGCGGCAGCAGCCGGCAAGCGCGTCGCCGTGGGCGGCAACCTCGGTACCCCGGCGCTGGACCTGCTCAGTGACGACGTCGAGCTGTACGTGATGGAACTGTCGAGCTTCCAGCTGGAAACCACCGACCACCTGGGCGCCGAAGTGGCGACCGTGCTCAACGTCAGCGAAGACCACATGGACCGCTACAGCGGCCTGCCGGCTTATCACCTGGCCAAGCACCGGATCTTCCGAGGTGCCCGGCAAGTGGTGTTCAACCGCCAGGATGCTCTGACTCGTCCGTTGTTGGGCGAGGGGATGCCGTGCTGGTCCTTCGGCCTGGGCGTGCCGGACTTCAAAGGCTTCGGGCTGCGCGAAGAGAATGGCGAGAAATACCTGGCCTTCGAATTCCAGAACCTGATGCCGGTGCGCGAGCTGAAAATTCGTGGCGCCCACAACCAGGCCAATGCCTTGGCGGCCCTGGCCTTGGGGCATGCGGTCGGCCTGCCGTTCGACGCCATGCTCTCGGCCCTGCGTACGTTTGCCGGTCTTGAACATCGCTGCCAGTGGGTGCGCGACCTCGATGGCGTGGCTTGGTACAACGATTCCAAGGCCACCAACGTCGGTGCCGCACTGGCGGCCATCGAAGGCTTGGGCGCGGACATCGAAGGCAAGCTCGTGCTGATCGCCGGCGGCGACGGCAAGGGCGCCGACTTCAAGGACCTGCGCGACCCGGTGGCGGCCAACTGCCGTGCCGTGGTGCTGATGGGCCGCGACCGCGAATTGATCGCCCAGGCCCTCGGCGATGCCGTGCCGCTGGTTCGCGTTGGTTCGCTGGACGAGGCGGTGCAGCAATGCCGCGCTCTTGCGCAACCGGGCGATGCGGTGCTGTTGTCACCGGCCTGCGCCAGTTTCGACATGTTCAAGAACTATGAAGAGCGCGGGCAGTTGTTCGCCCGGGCCGCGGAGGACTTGGCATGA
- the mraZ gene encoding division/cell wall cluster transcriptional repressor MraZ, whose amino-acid sequence MFRGANAISLDAKGRLAMPSRYRDELVSRSSGQLIVTIDAVDPCLCVYPLDEWEIIETKLRALPSLREENRRLQRLLIGNAVDLELDGSGRFLVPPRLREYAKLDKRAMLVGQLNKFQLWDEDAWNAVSAADLAAIQQPGAMPDELRDLIL is encoded by the coding sequence GTGTTTCGCGGAGCTAACGCTATCAGTCTCGATGCAAAAGGCCGTCTCGCCATGCCGAGCCGGTATCGTGACGAGCTCGTTTCGCGAAGTTCGGGGCAGTTAATAGTCACGATCGACGCTGTTGACCCATGTTTGTGTGTTTACCCTCTCGATGAGTGGGAAATCATCGAAACCAAACTGCGCGCACTGCCTTCGCTACGGGAAGAAAACCGCCGCCTGCAACGCTTGCTGATCGGTAATGCCGTCGACCTCGAACTCGATGGCAGCGGTCGTTTCCTGGTTCCACCGCGCCTGCGCGAGTACGCCAAGCTGGACAAGCGCGCGATGCTGGTGGGCCAACTGAACAAGTTCCAGCTGTGGGACGAAGATGCCTGGAATGCGGTTTCTGCCGCCGACCTCGCTGCTATTCAACAACCGGGCGCCATGCCTGATGAACTGCGTGATTTGATCCTGTGA